GGCACGGAGCGCGCCTTCCAGGTTGGCGACTGTGCCGCCGGATGTAAAGTGCCCCGACCCGGTTTCGGTGCTGTAACCGACCATGCCGAGCAGGTCCCGCACGGCTTCATCTTCGATCAGAATGCCAACACGGGATGACTCCCCGGAGATGTTGTTGGGATTGTACAGCAAAGTCACAATATGCCCGATGAGGGCCGGCATGGAAACTTCTGTGACCATGTGTCCGATGTAGCGGGGCGAAAAGCTCGGCACTTCGTTTTGGAGGCGCCGCATGAGGGTGCCTACCTGTTTGCGGATGGTCTCCCGCCGCTGCATAAAATCCGGGGTTTGCATATCGCGCTCAGAAATAGCGCGGCCGTCGGAGCTGTACAGGGCTTTGCGCCAGGCAAACCAGGCATCAAAAAGATCATCGAGGATCTCGCGAACCCAGGGGCTGTTTTCTGCCTGCGGACCCAGGAAAAAGCTTTTAAGGGCGATATCACCGGGCTCGCAAAAAAGGTCGGAGGAAGAATCTGAGGTAGTATCCGCACTTTTGGCGGCTTCAGTCGGAGAAATAGTCATGGAAAAATTCAGGAATCAAATAAGATCAGAAGGAAAAAAAGGAAGGGACAGCGTTCGGATATAAGCTTACAGACGGCTTTGGTGCTATCGAAGTGCATCAACCCTTTCTCATTGTTTATTGTTCAAACAAGTAATTTGCGCCAAAAATACGACATTAGTATTAGATTTGAAAGATGTTCGAACAAGCAAGTGCTGTTCCGTTGGAAAGCCGGATTTGGAAGAAACCGTCCCGTTTCGCTTACAGACACAGTTTTTCCAAAGAAAGAGAGATTGCTGCGGACTTTATTTTTCGCGGCAATCAGGCTTCAGACGGTGCCGCCTAAGCTATCCCCTTAGCAGCTGAAGTCTTTTTCCGACTCATGCTGAGATCCAAGGAGCACAAAAAAAGGATTGAGCTTGTTCACGCAGGAAATCATCTGCGCAAATCCGGCTCAATCCCTTTTAACCTAAATCCCCGGGCTATTCGAGTAATTGCTGTCAGAACTGAAACTGCATCAGTCCGGAAATACCGGAGAAGTTGTCTCCGAACTCGTTGAATTCCGCAGAGGCATTTACCTGAAAACTGAAGGTGCGGGTTGCCTGATAGTTCCAGCCGAGAATAAAGAGATCGGATTGGCGGTCAGTCAGGTCGTAGTCGAGATAATCCCAGCGTACGAGCAGCTGCGTGTTGTCAGTCACCTGAAGGCCAAGGGTGATAAAGAAGCTCGTAATGGTTTCTTCATCTCCGCTTAGTTCGACGGCATCGAAGCGCGTTTGGAGCAGTTCGAAGGAGCTGATGAACATACCGCGATCGAACTGCACGAATCCACCGTAGAGGTAGCGATCGCCTTCAGAGGTGAGTCCGCTGCGGCCAACGCGCGCATTTTCGGTCTGATTGAGAAAGCCGCTCACACCAACATTAAGCCTGCCGTCTTCAACGGGCACATGATACGCGAGCCGTCCGGTGTACATAAAGCGGTTGTCGTTATCCCGGGTGAGTCCGGTACCGTTATATACTCCGAAGCGGTAGTTCCAGTTGCCCGGACTTCCCAGGGCGGTGATCCCGATTTCGCGGGAGTTCATCATCGTACCAACCAAACGGGCACGGTTGATGAAGTCGGTAGCACCGGGATTCGGATCGAGATCAATAGATACAAACGGCTTGAAGGCACCGAACATCACGTGAAAGTCAGGGCTCACCCGGTAGCCGAGCTGCGCATCGAGAATAGTGGGCGAGTTGCGGAATTCAAGCTGAAACCGGTACAGGAACTGACTATCGAGCTGCCCCCGCACATCAAGACGCTGTGCGCCGAGATCAAAGCCCCTGCCGCCGTTGTAGTTGTCATCATCCAAAGAAAAATTAAACTCGCTTTGGTGCAGGAAGCTGATACTCATGAAATCCCGCTTGAGCAGGCTTCGCATTTCATCATACTTGGGGGTCGTTTGTGCCTGCAAATCAGCGGCAAAAAGGCCAGCGACGATAAACATCAACAGGCTGAAGCGTAACAGTTGTGTCATAAAGATATCCGGTTTATGGGGTTTGGAATTGCAAATAATAAGATATTAAAATCTGAATATTTTCGTAGCTAATTTAGGACGGATACGGACCATTTTCAGCGACTTTTGTTACAAGACGTCACCTGTCTCTTACCCCTTGCATACGAACGATTTAGTCAGATCAGCCGGTTTTATGCGTCACTATTCATTCGGCTTTTTATTCATCCAAAGCTGCACCTGACCTGATTATTTATCTCAACCCATTTGTCCCATGCTGTATGCCCAAAGTCTGACACGCTTACCCCGAATCGTTTTGCTACTTGCACTAACGGTATTTTTTTCTTCTGAACTATTGCTTGCACAACAAACCGGTACGCTCAACGGTCGGGTGACTGACGCCAGGACGGGCGAACCGCTGATTGGCGCGAATGTCGGCATCGAAGGCACCGCTATGGGAGCAAGTACCAATCTTGAGGGTTTCTTCGAAATCCGGAATATTCCTGTTGGCAGCTACAACGTGGTTGCCACCTTTGTGGGCTATGAGCGCGAGCGGCGCATTAACATTCAGGTGCGCTCTACCGGAAACCGCGACATCAATTTTGAACTGCAGCCTACCGCTGATGAGCTTGATGAACTCGTCTTTACCGTGTCTGAACCTTTCAGGGCGCCGGTTGAAAACCCCACTTCGTTTAACCGCCTGTCGCCGGAAGAAATCGCAACGTACCCTGCCGGCAACAGCGATATTGCCAAGGTCGTGCAGTCGCTGCCGGGGGTCTCAGGTTCAGTGACCGGCTTCCGGAATGATGTCATAATCCGGGGCGGGGCGCCGAATGAGAACGTCTATTTTATTGACGGCATCGAAATTCCGACCATCAACCATTTTTCCACGCAGGGCAGCGCGGGCGGGCCTGTAGGTTTGCTGAATGTGACTTTTTTTGAAGGCGTTGACCTGAGTACGAGTGCGTTTGGCGCGCGCTATGCCAACGCGCTTTCAGGTGTGCTGCAGTTCAATCAGCGCAACGGCAACGACCGGGAATTCCGCACCAATTTCCGGGTCGGTGCAAGCGAGGCGGGCATTACCGCTGAAGGGCCGCTCTTTCGCGGTGGCGAGCCCACGTCTAACACCACCTTCATTGCGTCCGTACGCCGCTCTTACCTGCAGCTCCTTTTTCAGCTCATTGATCTCCCCTTCCTGCCCGACTATTGGGATTATCAGTACAAGGTCAATCACCGCATTGATTCCTTCAATGATGTGTATCTCACAGGTGTGGGTTCCATCAATGATTTCCGCATTAATGTACCGGGTGATCTCACGCCCGACCGGCAGGCCATTCTGGAGCAGGTACCGGTTATTCGTCAGCGAACCAATACTACCGGAATCGCGTGGCGCAGCCGGCTGCAGAGCAGTAACGGCTTCTGGCTGAGCAGCCTGAGCAGCAGCTGGTTTTACAATGATTTCCGCCGTTTCCGCGACAATGAGAATCAGGAAGGGCTGTTTGCACAGAATACGGCAACGGAATGGCGTCATACCGCGAGAACGGAACTTCGGTACTTCACCGAAAAAAGCACCTGGAACACAGGGCTGAGCTTTCGCGTGAATCAGTTCCGCAATGATTTCTTTGATGACAACACCGGTATTTCGTTCGACGACGGTCTCGATTTTGTTAGCTACGGGGCTTTCTTTCAGTGGTCACGGCCGGTTTGGGACGGGCGTCTCGACCTGACCGCGGGTTTCCGTTTCGATGGTAATACCTTCACCGATACCGGCAACGAAATTTACCGCACCTTCTCGCCCCGTGCCGCAGCAAGCCTGCGCCTCGACGAAAGCGGGCAATGGCGCATGACCGCTTCTGCAGGGCGCTACTTCAAAAAGCCCCCCATGAACCTTCTGGGTTTTCGTAAAGACGGCGATTTCGTGAACCGCTCGGCCCGCTACATCCGCAGCGATCACCTGACCTATGGCTTTGAGTTTTTCCCCCGAAACAGCACCCGTTTTGCCGTCGAAGGATTTTTGAAGCTGTATGATGATTACCCCGTTTCCGTAACCGAAGGCGTGAGTCTG
This genomic stretch from Cyclonatronum proteinivorum harbors:
- a CDS encoding porin, which gives rise to MTQLLRFSLLMFIVAGLFAADLQAQTTPKYDEMRSLLKRDFMSISFLHQSEFNFSLDDDNYNGGRGFDLGAQRLDVRGQLDSQFLYRFQLEFRNSPTILDAQLGYRVSPDFHVMFGAFKPFVSIDLDPNPGATDFINRARLVGTMMNSREIGITALGSPGNWNYRFGVYNGTGLTRDNDNRFMYTGRLAYHVPVEDGRLNVGVSGFLNQTENARVGRSGLTSEGDRYLYGGFVQFDRGMFISSFELLQTRFDAVELSGDEETITSFFITLGLQVTDNTQLLVRWDYLDYDLTDRQSDLFILGWNYQATRTFSFQVNASAEFNEFGDNFSGISGLMQFQF
- a CDS encoding TonB-dependent receptor, whose product is MLLALTVFFSSELLLAQQTGTLNGRVTDARTGEPLIGANVGIEGTAMGASTNLEGFFEIRNIPVGSYNVVATFVGYERERRINIQVRSTGNRDINFELQPTADELDELVFTVSEPFRAPVENPTSFNRLSPEEIATYPAGNSDIAKVVQSLPGVSGSVTGFRNDVIIRGGAPNENVYFIDGIEIPTINHFSTQGSAGGPVGLLNVTFFEGVDLSTSAFGARYANALSGVLQFNQRNGNDREFRTNFRVGASEAGITAEGPLFRGGEPTSNTTFIASVRRSYLQLLFQLIDLPFLPDYWDYQYKVNHRIDSFNDVYLTGVGSINDFRINVPGDLTPDRQAILEQVPVIRQRTNTTGIAWRSRLQSSNGFWLSSLSSSWFYNDFRRFRDNENQEGLFAQNTATEWRHTARTELRYFTEKSTWNTGLSFRVNQFRNDFFDDNTGISFDDGLDFVSYGAFFQWSRPVWDGRLDLTAGFRFDGNTFTDTGNEIYRTFSPRAAASLRLDESGQWRMTASAGRYFKKPPMNLLGFRKDGDFVNRSARYIRSDHLTYGFEFFPRNSTRFAVEGFLKLYDDYPVSVTEGVSLANLGGGFDVLGNDAVESAGRGRTYGVEFVYQQKFETNYYAILAYTLFWSEFTGFDRDEFRPSAWDSRHLLSFTGGYRLGANWEFSLRSRIIGRTPFAPIDEAASIERYPAFVFDFDRLGDERLSLFSVTDIRIDRKWNFSSFSLDLFLEVQNLFGQNTPSEPSYLLQTENGESTLKRVDQLSDSSVLPTIGLIIDF